In Danio aesculapii chromosome 12, fDanAes4.1, whole genome shotgun sequence, the sequence AGATGGTGTATAAACGTCACTTTTGTGGTCCTGGGTcacatatataaaacattatttttatagaGAAATATGATAGTAATTAAATGCATAAAGAACTTTTTTGCATCTAATAAAAAATCAATTAAGCAAAAGCATTTTTACATCAGGTATGGTGCCAACCCAACAAACACGTGCTTGTTCTTTCCACGATCTTCATGTTGAACATTTAGCTAGAAAATCTTCCTCTGCTCATGCACACAGGTCACGGACAGCATACAAAGCCCGAGGGGCAAGCATTCTGTCTGCCTGGTCTCCACAGTAACATTGCTTATTTGATCTACTTGCACAGATGCTGTGATTCATGCCATGCTCTGATATTCTGATCTTGTCATACACTGATGACGTCAGACCTGGTAAAAGCAGAACAGCATAACCTGCGTACAATGTCAAAGCAGATCTACGTTAAACACAGCACGCGGCAGGCCTTGCCTGAATAGGGAATTCTGCCTCTTTTTAAAGACTCATCCGTTTTTTTTAGCACaagatgaatttaattttttGCTCTGAGTCCTCTGGTgttcagaaaaatatataaatgttttgttctgtggttggtgtgtgtatttatatagagtaTTACAGTAACAATATTCAATTTAGTTgtacaattaaaacatttaatttatagaATACCCAAATTTTATGATTTTTTCAGTTTGCATTACATTCTCACAAATAAAGgcacacgagctgtcactggggtggtaccttttcaaaaggtagacatttgtacttaaaggatccatgttggtacctcaaaagtatttattagtacctacaaattttaagaggaacacttttgtacttttttggtaccaatatgtacccttgaggaaTAAGTATGGACCTTTTAgatacaaattagtattttttcaaaatgtatcaccccagtgacagctcacgtatctttatttttgagagtgtacaaaattataattattttaaatatttattgatttcCCACAATTCTAGGGTTAGTTCTCTCATACTAGATGcctgactttatttctcacaattctcaGTTAACTcttttataatacattattacATATTTGGGTCTGATTTTTTTTCTGCGCTGCTCTGGTAGTAATACTTTAGAAACACTAGTAGGTAGGGGGGTTTCTATATACCTCTGTATTAAGTGTCTTTGTCTGTGTTTTGGGTTTTCATGTGAAATTGGTGCAATACTGCTGAGAGGTTTAAACTTACAATCATTCAAGCAAGAAAGGCTGGAAACCCCGAATGTTCAACtattttaatcataaagtaaacacaaaacaaagtatccatctggagctcctcttCAGGACTTCACACTTGTTAAATACTCACACCACCAGCCTCGCCATGGTTCTCGGATCACTCATCACCTTTACCAAGCTTGCACTCAATGATCACAATGTGTAGTTCATTTTTTTGAGAGATGCGCATCAGGGTGCACTTCAAGGTACATTGAAGTTTATGTGATTGTGTGAAGGCTACGCCAGACTTACCTTGACACTCTTGATGTAGAACTATAAATTGATCTTCAGGGTGGAGCAAAGGGTATGTGACTTGGCAAAGGCTACGTCGCACCTACCTCGACAACGCACtcaaagcagaagtataaattgccATTTACAGTTAATTTAACCACCTTCAGGCCCTTGAAGATCTGGGTGTCTTattttcttcagaagaacatTAAAGTAGATTTTATGTAAATCTGTGGTCCCTGGTCATAATATCAATGTAAGACCAAGGGTCCCcctttttttaatgaattctTTTGAAGCAAAACAATATGTCCACGCAAGAAATTAGTTAAGAATATTACTCACAATATTATTAGCTGGTAAACAGTTCTTTGCGCACAGACAAACGCAGTAAGCATCAGTTTCCCATCACTTAAGGACATATGCACGAGTGTGTACTCAGGTGTGAGGTGACAAGAGAGTGAGGATGTACATTTGTGACAAAATGGTTCTTACCTGTGATTGTCCAGATGCGGCAACTGCTATAAATTACACTTGCAGGCATGACTCCTTTCTGATAAATGATCTCGGATCAAGCGACCAGAAGCTCGCACTCATTGACTGCCTTTATACAATCTCCAAGGACCATGCATTCagctacatcttggatgacctgagaGTAAGTAAATTAACAGGAAAGTTTCTTTAAGATATTAAATATAGACCATCTTGAgatatgtaaacaaaaacaatggtcccaacatatttcctgttttacatttatagtttctatagcttccgagaatccaaaaagagccacatattgataaataatgttattatagcTGTATTAAtataagttatgattgaattttctcttgttgcagttatgaaatgttcatgggccaatggcatCACCACAATGAAATGGTTTATAGCTACACTATTACATATCTTGCACACTATTGACCCTATTGTCTGTTACAAAACCCCACAAAACCCTACAAAACATTCATAAGAAAACAGATAttgttttaaatgagtttttattaatttagcgTTAATTATGAAACAGGCTGAGGGATACAAAGAAGTTTTAAATCCAACTTTGAAAAATAAATGAGGGAAATGACATTCCAGTTTGCTAAATTTCTTTACTAGACTCTGAATTGCAGGTTTATAGGCTCTTACAATTCTGACTCTATTTCTTTCAGTTTATATTCCAGAATTCATTTTGGTTTcagaatttagaatttttttctcacaacgagtttatttatttatttttgtagttcTGACCTGTTCTTACAATCAAGTGGTCATTTCTTGCAActctgagtttatatcttgcaattttgAGTTTGTATGTCCCAATTTTGAATGTATTCCTTCAatgtctccactttccttcctaatctgcaactgcctctctggctataccactaactgtgccctctctctctctctttctccaaaaaagaaaaaaaaaaagaaaaaaaaattttttttactaatgctttgcttcttagactttacacacctgaaacttgtctatagcactttttcactgctgctcttatagttgtgtgaattgcttccttgtcctcatttgtaagtcgctttgaataaaagcgtctgctaaatgactaaatgtaaatgtaaaattgaaaTTTTATATGCTTAGTAAGTTAAAATTATGACTTGGATCTCAAAATTCAATTCTTATATCTaacaattttaagaaaaaaaaagttggaattAGGGCATTTTAATGTGCAAATATGAGTTTATAACGAAAACTCACTATTTATAAACAACTTTACTCCTCAGATTCAATAGTGTGGTTTGTAAAATTAGAATGAGCAAGCATTTAGGTCAGTCAATCATCTTTTCACTTCACTGCTTAATAAACAAACTACCAGAACCCTTCAACATCatcacaagaagaaaaaaaaaagcattcaggTGACGCAATATAGTGATGCAATGGAGCTGCTGGGTTATTTTTGTACATTGCATAAAGAACTAATCTCCTTTTGGTTTTGATCGGACTCTGTGTTCTTTTGTAGTTTCAgggtaaatacattttaatctaCAGGATGGTTTTAAGTAACAATTATATAACattccatattccaaaacattcaagtaaatgtaaatttatccattgatatattcattcattccctttATCTGAAACAAAAAAGTCAGCTGCAGGCATGTTCAAGGGTTATTACATAActcactgtaaaatatacaaagaTCGTTTCAAAGTCACCTCATCAGTCCACGCCTGACGTTCACATGATTGAATTTCAGGCAAAAATCCCAAGAAAACTGACCTTTTTTCCCCTGAAAATGAGCTTTGTCACAGAGATCAGTCTTGGATATGCTGCTATGTGGAATGaccctattttaaatatttttcagtcatatgatttaaaaaaaatttaataaagcaATCTTAACTATTTGATCTCTTAACTTTTGCCTATTTTTATGTCTCAAGATAACAGAAATGGTGAGAGGACATACAACTTCAACatgataatgaatgaattataaatttaatatagGCTACAAAAACACATTGTAACTTAATGGATAGAAAACATAAACAACCTGTGCATTTTTATTCTTCTAGGCTacttctaaatattattattatttaaaacagttcaAGAATTTGACATGTCTAATACAGATTATGGGGGTTTAGCTTATGTATGAGCACGTGAGGTCATATGCTCAGAAATCTGACGTTCATTCCTGCCTTTACATTCAGACCAGCAAATCAAGAATCACTTTCCGCATTAGACAATTATACTGCGTAAAAATCGACGGTCACGGCATCTGTGCTTCAGACAGGTTTGATTCCGTGTCTGGTGCGTGCGTGGTTAACGGCGTGTGCGCGTTCACTGCGTCATTATTCTTTTAGTTTAAGTGGTggacaaatcaaatcaaacatcACTCAAAAATCGTTCGGTTATCAAAATTATTCATATTCGTATTCCAATTTACATGTAAACATTTTCTATAATTTGACCCTTTTTTGAGAATGATAATGCATTcatatttgaattattatatatgttatcaAACAGTAGGCtatgttttattgtatattacgtAGCTTATGtagataaaaaacaaaattatttgatgAGAAAGTGTTTTAAAAGACTAATTCAAACTATTTTCATAATATTAGCTTTTTTATTCTTCCATAATTACATCCCAAAGTCGTGAACAAAATAATTCAACTCAGTAATTAAAACAAGGCTAACATAAATGGAAAGTCATATGAACCGCAAACGTGTCGTATTTTGTAACACGGTGTGTCGTTTCGGGTGTTGTTCGGACACGGAGTTAAATTAACACAAGATACGCAATAAACTTGAAGcgcagatggcgtgaccgcaaTAAGAAACTGGGTGTAACGTGCAGAGCATAACCGAGCGCGTGCTCACGCTGAAAGCCGAGGTGCTCAATTGGACACAGTGATAGTGGACGGCTCCTATAAAAGCCACCGAGTGGGAGACAGAATCTGAGTCACAGCTCCACGACGATCAACAGGCTACCCAAGCACCGGCTGCAGTTCTGAAGCAACATCTGCTCGActtctaaaataaataacaggCTTTCAAGTATTATTATTGTCTTCTAAATAGTCAATTATTAGTCAGTATGGAATATCAAAAGGCAGCAGAACTTAACAGTTTGTGCAATGGCAAAATCGTCACAGAGTATCTCTGCCGCAATGGCTTTAGCGAGTTGACGGTCGACACGAAAAAAGTCGCTGTCCAGCACAAAAACGAGACATCCCGgaaagaggaggaggatgagTCGCGGTTACCTGCTCTGGAGGCGGCATACACCACCATACTGAGAGGACTGGGGGAAAACACCGACCGACAGGGTCTCCTCAAAACCCCTCTCCGCGCTGCTAAAGCCATGCAGTTTCTGACCAAGGGCTACCACGAGACCATCTACGGTAAGCGCTGTAATTAGTAGGCCTATTATTCAGTAATCATTTAAATCAACCACTACgactagtctttttttttttgcacatattGTTTTCAAACAACCTGTTAACACCTATTAACAAAATACATTCTTAAAAATACAGGTAACCTATCAGGAAGAATAAAAAACGTGTTTTCTCAGTGATGCCAATAACATTAatgacatttttgtgaaaagtttgtataataaaatgattctatggatgttaatggttcTCCATGGACCAATTATTGGCaatacaaaacctttatttttagaaGTGTTACTAAAAATAGGTGAAGTGCTTGAACACATCATGACTCTAAAGGATACAGCCTTTGAAAAATGTTAATAGATAAACGCTTGACCTAACAAACATACCACACAATATGAAATAATACAGTAGCTAACTGTGCAGGCTCAAAGCGTTTATGCTGTGCTAGTCACAAAATGACTGATAGGAGACATTTACACTGCATCCCTAAAGTATCTGGATCCCAAAAATCAACTATTTTTCTACAAATCAAATACCGTTAAACCATCGTAACCACAAATCAACCATGGCTTAGCTACACTAACCAcagtttaaaggaatagtttgccttaaaatgaacattttcctcactgtttactcactgtCATGTGGTTGTAAACTTTTATTAGTTTCTCTctcctgttcaacacaaaacaagttgttctgaaaaatgttgggggGAAAGCAGCCATCAACATCCATggaaacaaactaacaaactcaTAACCAAATAATgggtcatgtttatttatatgatgGCAAAAGCagcataatattaaattaaatgaatttaaattgaaGTGCTTTTCAGGCTTTTAGTATGAAATGTTTGGGCAGTCACTCTACTGTAATGAGAAGTTGTATAATTTACTTAAACGTCATTCTGGAATTGCTCAATTGGTCAGATGCTGCAATCACAAGCTTCTGATTGGCTACTTGAACTAATCACACTGAATTTCCTCAGTATATGCCTGATTTGACCTGATTAATTATAGAGATTTTAACCGAGACTTGAGTGCATCTACATATTGTTGCTTTTCTGGTGATTTAAAGTGCTTCTATTTTCTTCATTTGTAAATAACTATGTAAAAAGTATCTGCTAAATGAAAACTTGCCCTTCCCAATGGACATTACATGTGACACTATAAAAAGCAACTAACGTTTTTTTATTCCTCAGATATCCTTAATGACGCCATCTTTGATGAAGACCACGAAGAGCTAGTCATTGTGAAAGACATTGACATGTTTTCACTATGTGAACATCATCTAGTACCATTCTTTGGCAAGGTATGTATCAAACAATCAATGATTTTAGCCACTCGTTTCATCATTTTTATGCTATGCTTCAGGGTTGCactatatatagtttcagcatcgatattgcaatgttaccattcgcaatagtcacatcgcgagtatatACGCAAAGTTGACTATAATTTATAATTGATCatattgcaagtgttttttgaggcctgtgactgtgagttttaaaaagcattcaggcataaaaaaatgtaccatttgtaactctgaaaaattaataaagattaattttatgGAATTGTTTGTATAACGAAGACTATGCAGGATTATTTGACATTGATTATTCAATCATACCTGAATACATTTAGACTCTTCAGAAAACAGTAAAACGCTGTTTATTTTAGTTGCaaatttttctttattgaatttatttatgcttttttgtagattgtttattatattttacgcaCTCCCTTACAGAATTTTCCCAATCAAACTAAAATTAAAGatacttaataaacatttatttaactcatctagtgaaattgtattcatttcTCATTATATAATGCAGAATAAAAACATGATCGCAATGTgtcatttttccaatatcatgcagccctactatgCTTGTTGCTACTCTGCTAGACAAGTCTGGAATCATTGAAGCATACATTTGTCTAAGCCTGGGAGAGTGTTTAGGGCTGGGAGGTCAATGGGTTCTTTTCAGTGAGctgataaataaactaaataaatatcgtCTCTTAATTTATTTGTAGGTTCACATAGGATATCTGCCAAGCAAAAAGGTTGTTGGCCTCAGTAAGCTTGCAAGGTGAGTATACACAatgcaaacgcacacacacatccacagatACATGATTGTGCCAGTCTCAGACGGATGGTAATGGGCCTTGTTCTCACATAAGAGAGGGACTGAAAAAAGAGAACCTATTAGTTACAAGTGGCTGAGTTCTTCTGTTATCACAGCCCTTTCACTTGAGGCTTAAATCTAAAGCCTGGCACTGTATCCTGTTCCATCTGTAAAAGGCCAGACTCGCTGACTTCTGGCGCTGAGGAAATCCCCCTCGACTCCCACCTCTACTGCGGCAGGGCTTGTGGGAAACGTTAACGTCGCTATCCTCACATAATATACTCACATAATTTTATGTGCACCCTGGAGTTTTCTTTGCATGCATGGAACGCACCCGGACTTCGTGAGACTGTATTGATGTTGTTTACTAATCATATCACAAATCTGTGTAGAATTGTTACTTATAACAGCTATTTAGGATAACAATATTATGGAAAAATGTTCTTGATAGGACATATCAACATCTTTAACTCACACACTGTTCATTTTGTTCCTCTTTAGGATCGTTGAAATCTACAGTCGCAGACTTCAAGGTAActatcttaaatattaattatattaaaatattaattaataaacagatatgtAAACCTTCCCAATTACATTTTTATGTCATTAAATTAAGCAAGGATGTATAAAGTCGCTCAAAAGTGACGTAATgatttacatttcaaataaatgctgtatttGCTGATTTGAGCACCAAAATTTTTTATCAATTCTGAaaaatctcatgaggaaacgtaactattttacgtattgtctgtttggtggctaattcgtataaagttgtacaagtttatttttaaaaagtaggcgtggcacccaaccccgcccctaaacccaaccgtcattggggggcgagcaaatcgtactaaattgtatgaatgagattgtatgaattcatacatatAAGTCACTAAAGCAGTCATGAATGGACCGTTTTCACAtgtctgggtttctcagtagcgcaaggcatcatagttgggtaaacttagagcgcagtaaatgggagagtacaaaaaaattattatttttacaatccaatttgctgaaataataaaagaaaaactccacaatggtgttatcaagacttttagaaaaaggggaaaaaaatagtgtgagactgataactgcaggcagaagagagaataacatcaaatttactgccctgccccatagatgctgcattagaaacacctcgcataagcggtaatttgtttttttgtaatctgATGCAAAGATGCTATTATACATTcttaaaaacatata encodes:
- the gch2 gene encoding GTP cyclohydrolase 2; amino-acid sequence: MEYQKAAELNSLCNGKIVTEYLCRNGFSELTVDTKKVAVQHKNETSRKEEEDESRLPALEAAYTTILRGLGENTDRQGLLKTPLRAAKAMQFLTKGYHETIYDILNDAIFDEDHEELVIVKDIDMFSLCEHHLVPFFGKVHIGYLPSKKVVGLSKLARIVEIYSRRLQVQERLTKQIAMAISEALQPVGVAVVIEAAHMCMVMRGVQKMNSRTVTSAMLGVFREDPKAREEFLALAKSAQ